A single genomic interval of Sphaerodactylus townsendi isolate TG3544 linkage group LG08, MPM_Stown_v2.3, whole genome shotgun sequence harbors:
- the LOC125438069 gene encoding putative uncharacterized protein DDB_G0271982 has protein sequence MLPSSHRLLCSVRCRAIPRWSCNLRGVIQAGNGSSSEASSCKAEMEPGTSTWINVKKERKKERKKERKKERKKERNITSETGEKYMDKCEERKKERKKERKKERKKERKKERKKERKKERKKETLQVKLGESTWINVKKERKKERKKERKKERHITSETGDQYMD, from the exons ATGTTGCCAAGTTCTCACCGCCTGCTCTGTAGCGTGCGATGCCGAGCCATCCCGCGCTGGTCCTGTAACCTGAGGGGAGTTATTCAGGCAGGGAATGGCTCCAGCTCAGAGGCCTCATCCTGTAAAGCGGAAATGGAACCAGGGACCAGTACATGGATAaatgtgaagaaagaaagaaagaaagaaagaaagaaagaaagaaagaaagaaagaaagaaagaaagaaacattacAAGTGAAACTGGGGAAAAGTACATGGATAaatgtgaagaaagaaagaaagaaagaaagaaagaaagaaagaaagaaagaaagaaagaaagaaagaaagaaagaaagaaagaaagaaagaaagaaagaaagaaagaaacattacAAGTGAAACTGGGGGAAAGTACATGGATAaatgtg aagaaagaaagaaagaaagaaagaaagaaagaaagaaagaaagaaagacacatTACAAGTGAAACCGGGGACCAGTACATGGATTAA